DNA sequence from the Cucumis melo cultivar AY chromosome 6, USDA_Cmelo_AY_1.0, whole genome shotgun sequence genome:
AACCAAACTAAGCATGTAACTGCAAAAAAATGACAAGATTTTCTTGTACTTCAAAAGGCACCAACAGAAGCAAGAGCACTACAGAGAATAAACGGATTAAATATCAATGTCTCAGTTATTACTCTTTACCTGAATGATAATTGCAGCTCTTGTCTGCCTCCTGAACTTGAGCTCTTTACGAGCAACCATACCGTGGATACCAGCTTGAATAGCTACAGCTGAAGTGCAAAATCTTTTATAGCAACATCGGGCAAAATGCATACGCCAATACTTTTGGATTTTGATGGAAGCAGCTTCCATTCTAATGTCTTCATAATGCTGGCGTGCAATTTGCCCTGTTAATGGGAAAAAGTGTAAATAATAAAAGAGGTAAAAGCCAGTATGAAAATATCACACCAACTTAATAActacaatttttcattttttgttatcTGTATGATCTTTTTCTTCATCCGTAATCTCATGAGCTTATTGTAGCAATGGATTGCTTAGCTACTAATATGCACAATGCATACAAGTTAATTAACTTAATACCTCTACACAGGGCTTGAATTTGTATAGCAGCCAACCGCaacaaaataaagtttttgcGTGCCAAATATGAGCGTACTTTCCTTTGGACAACCATAGCAGATCTCCCCAAGACCTCAGTTCGGCAAGCATCTAATTCTGCCATTTGACCAGCCCTAAGAAATACTTTGGTTTTACCAATCTGCCACAAAAGAGACCCAGAAAATCATTCCTGCAAACTTCAATaagaaatatgattttttttttcaataggaAACATGATAGAACCCAACTACATTGAAAGAAAAAGACAGAACTACAAGATAAAACAAGTAATTTTAAGTACTTCGaccctccctctctctctcaaGTCTCAACTAATTCTAAGTCCAATATACTGAAACTGAAGTAGAAAAGCATTCAAAATTGACTctgataattattttaaaaaatatatataaagaacaGTTGGAAAATCACGAAAGCCAGCATGAACTTCTACAAAGCTtcagttttttttaaaataatagattGATATAAATTAACTACAAAAGGAACAATCTATAGGAAAGAGAAGCAAGGAGCTCTCCTCCCATAACAACACTTTAGCAGCATGGCCTCCCAAATCGACAAACCATAACAAACTATAGCAGTTTGGTTGGAAATAAATCATAGAACACTTCATGGTTATTTTAGAAATCAGGAAGATGCCAAGGATCTAGCAGAATTTAGTGTATCTAAGTTCTACTTGGTGTGCTCTTTCTAAATCTTGAAAGCGTagttcttttcctttttcctttatcttttttttttttttttttctttgcctAATGAGATTGTTCCTTtcttttttaaggaaaaaaaaaaccttcctATTAGTGATACATGCGCAGACAAAGGTATCAAGAAGAGAAGTTTACtgcaaaagaattataaaatcCGCACTACTATACCTGATACCCTTTAATGTTCACTTTCTCCAAAAGCCTCTTACACGCAGTGGCTTCATTAGAGCTATCAACAAGACCAGTGAAAAGAGAATTACAAATAGCTAAGAGACCAAGCATTTAACATCAGTCTCAGAAAAAAATATCATACACAGATAAATCACTACAATTCCTTTAGTAATGTCCAAATTACCTCCCCTTCAAAACATCAGGTGCCAAGATAGTAAACCGACCGATAAATTCATCAAACGTCTTCCTAGTAGGATATCCAGCACAACTGATCCTGATTGCTTCCATGACTCCCTAAAAGCAAATATCTCTTAAAGTTCATGTGCCTATAAGAGAGGTATGATTGGACAAATAAGATTGGGAAATATAAACTTACCCCACATCGGAGCTGCTGCAAAACATTATTGTTCTCAAAGATGGCTGGTTTAAGAAGATTGTTTGGCTTTACACAGCGAATGTAGTGTGGCTCAGTAGCATTTAGTGTCTCAagcaaagattgaagttgttgctgtaggtaaaaaaaaaaaaataaaggaaattcaattaaaagtatataaaaatatacAAGTAGCTTCATACCAAAAAAAATAACAAtgataacaataaataaatttacTGTTAGAACAGAAACACACCTTAAATCGAGTCCCTATTGATGAGAACTTGGATGATTTGGAGGTTTCTTCAGGTAAGGGGGGGAAGAGTCCTGCAACAAAGGTGCACTTAGAAGCACTCAGCAGTGCTTGATGCTCCGCAACAACATAATCTTTGTTTTTGTCCAAGAAGAGTTCAGTTTGGTACGTAACCTAGAATACAATTTACCACAGTCGAGTGAACAAAAAGATTGATCAACTTATCCATTGCAAAATTGAGGAAGGCACTTCTGAAGAGCCTCTAGCTAATAAAACGTCAATGATAAGAGAACTTACATCACCAGCATAATGGCAAATTGTGAAGTCAGTTCGTGACAATTTAGGCTTACTAAAACGCTTATGGTCCTTAAAAGTTTGATATAGTTTCTGCGCAAACGTATCATGTGTAGATCTCGGAAACATGCTACAAAAAGGAAACCAGGGAAAGTATCACCTTCCAGTCCACGACACACAAAACATTTCTACAGACAGAGTATCTCAGAACATTTGAAAAATCGATGACAACATACTACATCTTGTAATTACATACCAAGCCTCATCCAGAAGAGCAATGACGCCGCCAGGTTTCTGAAAGTAACAAACATAATATTAAAGGAGTTAACTTTCACCAAAGCAATTGAAAATGATTAATTGAAGCAATTAAAGAACAACCTTACAATCAATAGAGTGCAGTAGTTACAAAAGGAATTAGATCCAGAATATTGAAGATTCATATAGACAGGagactattttttaaaaagtaggaaatgaaaatttttgaaCTAAAGTCACATCAGAAAAATGTGTATTAAATAACGACAAGATACTCCGAGGAGAGGGGAAAAAAGGTTCAAAAAATCGTCCCTTCCGTTTTGGGAGCATAAGTCCTTACAAATAcaatagatatatttttataaaatctGTAAACAGATTAAGTCAAGAAAACAAGGAAACTTTTCAGCACCTTCTCAATGAGATCAAGAACATCCTGATTATCAATAAATTCAATATAACTCcagtcaatttcttcttttgtatATTCTTCTTGCTCCATCTTGAACACATGCTGTAAGTAACACTCTTCACgttaaatttcaaattccaGGATATTATTTGAAAAAGGTTACCAAAGTTCAAGCTCCACCTGGTTGAAATGTTGCTGCAATTTCTCATTGGTCAGGTTAATACAGAATTGCTCAAAGCTGCATAGACCAATACATACTCAAAAACAAAGcctagaaagaaaacaaaattggaGTATCACGACATTAAATGAAAAACGAACAACCAGAACAAAATGCATTCTAAATAAAGCATTCACAAAGCCAGTATTGTTTTTCCAATACACTCTTCAGCATTTACTATTGCAGATCACTTTCTAGTTACCAAACaaaatcagttagttatttctgaAGGTTATTCTAATGATATGTGGACACACAAAAGCCCTTGAAAGATAAGTTCTTATTTCAACTACAGTTTTGAACGGGGAGTAACACTGTTAACTGGGTGCAAAAGagagttttctttttctattccTCATTCTTCCGTTTTTCCACCAATTGGTATATCCTTTATGAAGTTAAGGTCTCAATAACTCTTAGATTTTTCACTAGCCAATACTGTTAGTATTAGACACTAGAACAGATTTTTTTTAGAAGGAAATAATGTGATTGAAAACGATAGGATAGGAGTTTAAACTCAAGATCTCTTGCTCTCATGCTATGTTAAATCATCAATCAACCCAAAAGGTTAAGTTGACGGATAATGGTAAAATTGACTATATCAATAATTTAAAAGTACTGTCAGTCTCTTAGTCATCTTTTACTTAACCAGAGCCCCTTGGTGCGGGCTGGCGGCTGGCCCCCATTTTTGTATGCATTTGTAttccttaaattttttttattcttaatgAAACTGTGGTTTACATCCAAAATAAAGGTAGAAAAACTATAGGTGTATAGGCCTTAAATGGGAGACACAAACAGAGAACattaaataaaaccaaatcCATTAAGCTACCAAAGAATAATTGTTTTTCATTAAACACCTGCCCGTTCTTTTCATACCAAATAGATCAAAAGAAGTCAGAGTTAGCGTCCCCTTGCACTAATAAAACTCACGACTCTTTAAAGCAACAGCTACGTCAATATTTTCACTTGGAAAATTTTGTTGGAGAGAAACCATAGATCTTTAGAAAACAGAGATATGGCATGGGAGGTGGGAGGAAGCTTGGATGGTCATCAGGTTTCTCAGATACAATTGGAATACTTCTTTCTTTAAGCAATGTTAGTTGCATTTTCTTTATGTATCGATTGTAGCTGGAAAACATATCTTCCCCCTCACCTTTTCCTCTCAACGAAACAGAAGCTGGTTCTTATCCAAACAAACTAGTGatagaagaaaaaacaatattgaTAGAAGAGAATAAAAATATGATCCACCGATGAAAGGTGAAATGGAAATATCACATATATGTTATGTGTTGCCAACAAATGCATGCGAAATTACTTGATGGGATTTCATCCTTCACTAATGATGAAAGCAAAAGCGTACCAGTTAAGCACCTGTTTGTCTTGAAACTCTCGAATCCATAGATATCCAGAACCCCAATTAAGTTCTTCGAATCAGGATCTTGGCCAATTGAGTTATTGATCTTATCAACAATCCTGTATCGACGAAGGAGATGTTTAAAAAGAATCTGCTACATGATAGAAGCAACAAATGAAAACTTTAAATTAAAAGGCAATTCAAGAATCAAACACAAAACCTACCAATCAAATAATCTTGAATAAACAATCTTTGCTAAAGCATCCCTACTAAGAGTTGCAGAGTCCGGATCAAGACATTTAGTTATGGTTTCATCGCGTGTAACTATCACACGCGTACACATGGAATCTTCAAGAGCCTTCTCATCACACCTATTCCAAAAAAAAAGTAGTGATTATGAGCCTTCAACTATCTCAGATACAACTTCACTTAAAATAGGAGTAAGCTGTACATGAATAGTTCTGCTGCCATTTTGAGATGGAACCGAGCTTTGTCATCCTTCGGTTCAGAGGAATCTGTTTCCGTACCCTTTGCAAATTCGACGTTGCCCAAATGAAGTACCGCAGCTACAACTCGAAATATCGCATCCTAGAAGTACAAAACCTCAAGTCAATTACTTGGGAGGCTATATTTAATGGAAAGTAGACGGTTCAAGAGAAAAGAGCACCTGCTCAGTTGTACTTATTCCAACAACATCCATAGCTTTCCTAGTTGAAAGATATTCCTTGGAATCATCCACTCCATCAAGTTCATAGCAATTAGACTGATTAAGATAATGAAATGTTCTGGGATTCCCTAATTTATACTTTTCAATTTCCTgattaaagaaatgaaaagacAATCAATTTCAAGGAGATGAAAAAAAACACATCACTGCAATAGAAGGTTactttactttatatatatatatataattataattataattcaCTAGCAATGGAAATGGAGGTCAAACGTTATTTTAACTAAGCCAATACCCATCAGTTACTACCCAAATTTAGTTGGAAAGAGAAAAGGCCAGAATAAAAGGAACCAAAGGGGGCTTTGAAATATCCTGGAATGGAACTTCGGTTGGACCAATGCATATTTTATTACTACAAACAATTTTCATATCCAAATTATGCAATGAATCTAAATCTAAGCCACATATTTTCAAAATGAACGTACAAACAGCcaaagaatttttttattcAAGTTCTAAAGGAAGTTCCTTGATGACCCTAAAAAAGTAGGAAAAGGAAATTGCTAGTTATGACCACTTATCTTTTGTCTCATTTAATGACTTAGCGTTTATCACAGATCACAACCATACTAATTGCCTAAAACTCATAACATGCAGTAGAGATAAATACAATTGTAGAAATGGTCAAAGGAAACCAAAAAAATGGGAAAAAATAAAGGTGACAACAAAAAGAATACAAAGAGGGAAAAAAACATATTTGTgacttcttttttaaaaattattgaaaatccAACTTTCATAAGAAGATGGAAGAACAAAATACAGGAGGAGACCGGCAAAATGACAAGCCTGATCAACACAGGGGAGCATCTCAAAGAGAAGCCTTAAGGAATGCCACATTCAACACATCCTCCCACAAACTATCCCCTTATAAGAAGCACTCTCCTATTCCATTATAGCCAGAtaaagcaaaaaataaaaaagaaagtagCCTTCAAAGACCTTCCCCTGAAAAGGTCCCCGAAGAAATATTCATGATGGGTAATTTACCTCTGTCGGTGCGGCACAAAGCATGTAGAAGCAATGATAATTCCTCTCAGGATCAGACACTTGGCAAACACGGGAACGTTCTAATAAATAAGTTCTAATAGCAGCTCCAGAAATTCTCCAGCTCTGATCAAATTGGATCTCCACAAATTTACCGAAACGGCTGCAAGTACACAGCAAGTAATCAACTCGGGAATCTAATTCCATGAGAAAGAACAGATATAACAAAAAACTAGGTGATCGgaagatgaaaagaaagaatgccAGAAATAGGCCACCCACCTTGAATTATTGTTTCTAACAGTCTTTGCGTTGCCAAATGCTTCAAGAACAGGGTTCGACTGCCCAAAGAAAATGTAATGTAATGATAAATTTGTAACCAACTAAAGTTCAAATGTCAAACAGGAGGAGTTAAATTCTTGAGATGTAATTGGGAGAGGAAAAACAACTTTGGTTGATTGTGATTTTCATTTAGGCCTCTTTTGGATGAATGGTAATCTAACTCGACAATAAGTAGGAGATCCAATGATTCTAGAACGTAAGTTTAAATCCACTCATTTTGATTTCCTCTCTATTTTAATATTACGATTGACATACTAGATACTACTAATGAAAGGAGGGTATGAGCCTAAATGCAAAAGGCGACACAAATAATATAATGATAGAAAAAGTTCTAACGAATTGCTTGAGCCTTTAGGATTGATGATAATTAACAAACCAGTAACAAGTCCATACCTCGAGTACTTGCTGCTCTACAGAACGTTCACCAGATGCAGCCTTACCTCCAGCTCTCCCCCCTCCAACATGGGCAAGGTAGCGCATAAGCATCTTTGTACTCTCTGTTTTACCAGCACCACTTTCCCCACTAACTAAAATTGACTGGCTGATACTTTCATTAATCATCTGTCTgcatttttttgtcatttttaaaattgtatgaaaaaaaaataaaacattttattatCTGCAAATGCACATATATAATGTGTAGGAGTACCTATAAGCAGAATTTGCAATGGCAAAGGGATGCGGGCTCAGCTCACCTAAAGCTGCACCTTTATATTGTTGCATCATGTGATTATCATATAAATGAGGAAGTCTTCGAAAAGGATTTACGGCTATTAGTATACTTCCAGTATAGGTCTGTGGAATTGTAAAGAAATTTTAAACTAACCAGGCTAACACTTAAACTTAATCACAAAGATGCATTATAACAGCTAGATGGCATTTATAGAGCCAACAACAGCATGGCTCAACCCTTGACATGAAAAGGGACAATTAGAGTAATCATGAATGAGAGACGCCATAAACCAACATATCAAAAGCTCCAGCCCGATGAATGAATTTGCTTCAATAAGGAGGAAAGAGTAGTGACTCACATAAATTTCATTAACATCATAACGAGATTTTAAGTTTTGTAGAAGCCCCGGCTCGTGCAAATAAGCTAGTTTTGTCATATCATCCACACCACATGGAGGAAATTCAGGATCCTTCGGATAGACATTTGATGATTTGACCTCAACctttcaaaaaaagaaatatagcTGTTAGAAATGTATTAGAGTTATTTATAAAATGGACTCAAATGTTTATTTTGTATAAGCGACAAGCACAACAAGTCCCAAGTTAAGACACTATTTCAGCATATTGGCTTTTATTAAACAAGGAACAGCAAGACGTGTCCTAACTAATTAGGACATTAATAATCatggttttttttaaatgaaataacAAAAGGAAATGCAAAATAACATGTGACCAGTGTAGAAATTCCTTTCTGAACAAAGCTTCATAAAATAATTCTACAAAACCTTTTCCAAGAAAACTCACTCAGTCCACACCTCTACATCCAccattaaaagaagaaaacagaGCTTCATGTATATACAATTAAATGCAGGACaaatgatagaaaaataatagaaaaggaAGTATAACCCTGTTATAACCAATTCTAACTGACCATTCAACAGTAGCTAACAGTTAAACACAATAAATCAAATGTAATGTCTTGCGAAGTATCACTTACAGTAGTTCCTGACGTACAAAGTACTTTGATATCTTGACCATTAACTTCCAGGACTTCCCCATCTAGCCAGGCTACCTCAGGATCCTCAATCCAAACAAGAGATCCAACCACTAGATTTACTTGACTAGCCTGTCAGAATAAGATGTTTTAATGTACCGAATACATACCAGGGTCCTCCGTTTAAGTGCCAACACAGACATATAAAATGTCATTGCAGAACAGGAAAAATCATACGTCAACAGAAAGAATAAACTCACCCTCTTCGTcaaaattaaagagaaaaatcGCGTTGGACGAAAGAGAGAAGTAAAAATTATTAAAGAGTAGGGTGACGACTCTAACCCTTAATGCATATACgtccacagaaaaaaaaaacagcatAAAAAGTTTGAATACAATACACAACACTGCAGTAAATGATTTCTGAACTGACATAACGTCTAGAAAGGCATGCATACAAATCGAAACACAGAGTTGAGGGCAACAACCAAAAGGgttcaaattccaaatttccATTTAAGCTTATTAGAGCTTGGGGAGTTGGGATGAGTCAGCTAAAGTAATGCAGGAAAAATCAAAGGAATGGAGTTCATTAAGTTGGATACCATCCTGGAGGAAATTCGATCAGCTACAGATCCAAGGTGGAGATAGGGAATCCGAAACGAAACGCCTCAACAAGGAAAAATCAATAGGCAATACCATGAGACGAAAAGAAGAAACCTTTTAGGGATTCTTCCACAACCTAACAGGGTAAAGAACGGAATGCAGATGGAAAAGGGTGAGGAGCTCTGCTTGGGCAGGCATTATCGTTCGTTGGAGAAACCATGAAAGAGGGGTTATGAGTGGATTGAAGGAGAAGAGTTTCGTTGTGCTCAGTGGAGGAAGATTGATGGATTAAGGAGATTGAAGTGTCGAGAATGATGAGGGAATGGGAATGGGAATGGGAATGAGAATGGGGAATGGCAATGAGGGAGGGGTGAAAGAAAGGTGTGGCGTTGACGGAAATGGTGGTGGTCCGGCGAGTGGGGTGGGAATGGAAGAGAAGGTTTtggggagaagaagaagaaaagagaatagAACAGAGAATAGAGAATTGTTCCGGCGGGTAGGAAGCGGGTGGGCGTTGGGGATTTGGTCGAATAAAGTTGCTACATCTAAACCGAAATGTAACGCCTCCAACAATATTTATCCCAAACTCCTACTCTAAGTCCCTAACTATAttgttattatcattattattattattattattattatcttcctctctctctctctcaatatatatatatatatatatcaaattttgTCCTTTTCACTAAATTGAATTTTCTCAATCGTCAAAATgttatctttttcctttttaggaTCACAATATCATCTTCATTTATATTCtctcaaaaataataaaataaaataaaatcatcaTGTGTGCTTATGAAGTCCATAGTTCAACTAATTATTTGTATTATCAATCTCATCATCATCGTATAGGTGAATCTATAcatattaaagaaaaacaatatgTACTCCATATGTTAATTTAGTTAAACAAAAAGGTAGGAATGAGTGATTATCGCACTCTTTTAGGTAAATTATTTTATAGATAAACTTCAAGATGATAAAAACatagtaaaatttcaaattctatcaacAAAAAATACTCATAGACTCTAATAGTCGTTAATAAATGTCTATCACATAGTCTaaaattttgtcatattttattaattatgattaaccaatttatatttgaaaatgttttttatttctctatatatatttatattagaGAAATGGTACAATGTAAAGGAAatatgataatatatatatatatatatatatatatataattacagTTACACTAACAGATATGAAAACAACAACTActagtttttttttcaactaCTAACAAATATCTCAACAAATTGTTGGTgcttatatttatatatatttaaataagttTATTCGATGAAAATCACTTTCAAGTagttaaaagaattaaattcgTACACGATCTTTGAATTTTGGTACAATGTGTTGCCATCAGAAATTGGTATCGAAAAAGTATATGTTGCGTATATAGACAGTGAAATAATTATCAACTTATTTGAATGATgtaaaacaaaaaaggaaaatgaaaaataaaaatgcacAAATTCAAGAGTTTAGAATCTAAACTTCGTAatttatgaataataataataaatatagttGGAAGGGCAATTTTGGAAATAGCGTTAAAAAGTGACACTTTTGCCCCCAACAATtccggaaaaaaaaaaacggacCGCTAAGATGATAGCCCCCACAAAAATTAACGGCCCAGATTTCCCCCTACCCCACTAGCGATTTATGTTATAGTTAGGATTGCTGCTCCAACATTCTCGGAAtgctttttagtttttatttccatttcttaatctaataataataattttattaaaagaattCAATAACGTCGCTTTGTGATTTTCTATTTTCCTCActttgtatttctttttctttctatttatt
Encoded proteins:
- the LOC103483531 gene encoding myosin-6 isoform X1, which gives rise to MASQVNLVVGSLVWIEDPEVAWLDGEVLEVNGQDIKVLCTSGTTVEVKSSNVYPKDPEFPPCGVDDMTKLAYLHEPGLLQNLKSRYDVNEIYTYTGSILIAVNPFRRLPHLYDNHMMQQYKGAALGELSPHPFAIANSAYRQMINESISQSILVSGESGAGKTESTKMLMRYLAHVGGGRAGGKAASGERSVEQQVLESNPVLEAFGNAKTVRNNNSSRFGKFVEIQFDQSWRISGAAIRTYLLERSRVCQVSDPERNYHCFYMLCAAPTEEIEKYKLGNPRTFHYLNQSNCYELDGVDDSKEYLSTRKAMDVVGISTTEQDAIFRVVAAVLHLGNVEFAKGTETDSSEPKDDKARFHLKMAAELFMCDEKALEDSMCTRVIVTRDETITKCLDPDSATLSRDALAKIVYSRLFDWIVDKINNSIGQDPDSKNLIGVLDIYGFESFKTNSFEQFCINLTNEKLQQHFNQHVFKMEQEEYTKEEIDWSYIEFIDNQDVLDLIEKKPGGVIALLDEACMFPRSTHDTFAQKLYQTFKDHKRFSKPKLSRTDFTICHYAGDVTYQTELFLDKNKDYVVAEHQALLSASKCTFVAGLFPPLPEETSKSSKFSSIGTRFKQQLQSLLETLNATEPHYIRCVKPNNLLKPAIFENNNVLQQLRCGGVMEAIRISCAGYPTRKTFDEFIGRFTILAPDVLKGSSNEATACKRLLEKVNIKGYQIGKTKVFLRAGQMAELDACRTEVLGRSAMVVQRKVRSYLARKNFILLRLAAIQIQALCRGQIARQHYEDIRMEAASIKIQKYWRMHFARCCYKRFCTSAVAIQAGIHGMVARKELKFRRQTRAAIIIQSRCRQYLACMHYLRIRKAAITTQCAWRGRVARKELRKLKMAAKETGALQAAKNLLEKQVEELTWRLQLEKRMRADMEEAKTRENTKLKADLEEMRTQFQETKALLIEEREAAKKIVEQVPVIQEVPVVDNELINKLTTENEQLKAHVNSLENKIDETERKFEESNRLSEERLKQATEAESKIIELKTAMQRLEEKVSDLETEDQILRQQALLKPPSRKMSGRIATQPLENGHHDLISKAPSKKYGTDADAKLRRSQIERQNEGMDALSKYLTQNLGYSEGKPVAAFVIYKSLLHWRSFEAEKTSVFDRLIQLIGSAIENQDDNELMTYWLSNTTTLLFLLQKSLKATPRKPPTPTSFFERMTQGFRSSSALPVGTLDVVRQVEAKYPALLFKQQLTAYVEKIYGIVRDNLKKELSPLISACIQAPRSSRGNILKSSGQENSSSPPSNSWSSIIGNLNDHLCRLQKNFVPNVLVQKIFTQVFSYINVQLFNSLLLRRECCTFSNGEYVKSGLAELEIWCSQAKEEYAGSSWDELKPVRQAVGFLVIHQKSRISYDEITNDLCPILSVQQLYRICTLYWDDNYNTRSVAPDVISSMKVMMTEDSNDEDSSSFLLDDNSSIPFSVDDIFTSLQEQNFHDVKPPAELLENPAFQFLQE
- the LOC103483531 gene encoding myosin-6 isoform X3; translated protein: MASQVNLVVGSLVWIEDPEVAWLDGEVLEVNGQDIKVLCTSGTTVEVKSSNVYPKDPEFPPCGVDDMTKLAYLHEPGLLQNLKSRYDVNEIYTYTGSILIAVNPFRRLPHLYDNHMMQQYKGAALGELSPHPFAIANSAYRQMINESISQSILVSGESGAGKTESTKMLMRYLAHVGGGRAGGKAASGERSVEQQVLESNPVLEAFGNAKTVRNNNSSRFGKFVEIQFDQSWRISGAAIRTYLLERSRVCQVSDPERNYHCFYMLCAAPTEEIEKYKLGNPRTFHYLNQSNCYELDGVDDSKEYLSTRKAMDVVGISTTEQDAIFRVVAAVLHLGNVEFAKGTETDSSEPKDDKARFHLKMAAELFMCDEKALEDSMCTRVIVTRDETITKCLDPDSATLSRDALAKIVYSRLFDWIVDKINNSIGQDPDSKNLIGVLDIYGFESFKTNSFEQFCINLTNEKLQQHFNQHVFKMEQEEYTKEEIDWSYIEFIDNQDVLDLIEKKPGGVIALLDEACMFPRSTHDTFAQKLYQTFKDHKRFSKPKLSRTDFTICHYAGDVTYQTELFLDKNKDYVVAEHQALLSASKCTFVAGLFPPLPEETSKSSKFSSIGTRFKQQLQSLLETLNATEPHYIRCVKPNNLLKPAIFENNNVLQQLRCGGVMEAIRISCAGYPTRKTFDEFIGRFTILAPDVLKGSSNEATACKRLLEKVNIKGYQIGKTKVFLRAGQMAELDACRTEVLGRSAMVVQRKVRSYLARKNFILLRLAAIQIQALCRGQIARQHYEDIRMEAASIKIQKYWRMHFARCCYKRFCTSAVAIQAGIHGMVARKELKFRRQTRAAIIIQSRCRQYLACMHYLRIRKAAITTQCAWRGRVARKELRKLKMAAKETGALQAAKNLLEKQVEELTWRLQLEKRMRADMEEAKTRENTKLKADLEEMRTQFQETKALLIEEREAAKKIVEQVPVIQEVPVVDNELINKLTTENEQLKAHVNSLENKIDETERKFEESNRLSEERLKQATEAESKIIELKTAMQRLEEKVSDLETEDQILRQQALLKPPSRKMSGRIATQPLENGHHDLISKAPSKKYGTDADAKLRRSQIERQNEGMDALSKYLTQNLGYSEGKPVAAFVIYKSLLHWRSFEAEKTSVFDRLIQLIGSAIENQDDNELMTYWLSNTTTLLFLLQKSLKATPRKPPTPTSFFERMTQALTK
- the LOC103483531 gene encoding myosin-6 isoform X2 translates to MINESISQSILVSGESGAGKTESTKMLMRYLAHVGGGRAGGKAASGERSVEQQVLESNPVLEAFGNAKTVRNNNSSRFGKFVEIQFDQSWRISGAAIRTYLLERSRVCQVSDPERNYHCFYMLCAAPTEEIEKYKLGNPRTFHYLNQSNCYELDGVDDSKEYLSTRKAMDVVGISTTEQDAIFRVVAAVLHLGNVEFAKGTETDSSEPKDDKARFHLKMAAELFMCDEKALEDSMCTRVIVTRDETITKCLDPDSATLSRDALAKIVYSRLFDWIVDKINNSIGQDPDSKNLIGVLDIYGFESFKTNSFEQFCINLTNEKLQQHFNQHVFKMEQEEYTKEEIDWSYIEFIDNQDVLDLIEKKPGGVIALLDEACMFPRSTHDTFAQKLYQTFKDHKRFSKPKLSRTDFTICHYAGDVTYQTELFLDKNKDYVVAEHQALLSASKCTFVAGLFPPLPEETSKSSKFSSIGTRFKQQLQSLLETLNATEPHYIRCVKPNNLLKPAIFENNNVLQQLRCGGVMEAIRISCAGYPTRKTFDEFIGRFTILAPDVLKGSSNEATACKRLLEKVNIKGYQIGKTKVFLRAGQMAELDACRTEVLGRSAMVVQRKVRSYLARKNFILLRLAAIQIQALCRGQIARQHYEDIRMEAASIKIQKYWRMHFARCCYKRFCTSAVAIQAGIHGMVARKELKFRRQTRAAIIIQSRCRQYLACMHYLRIRKAAITTQCAWRGRVARKELRKLKMAAKETGALQAAKNLLEKQVEELTWRLQLEKRMRADMEEAKTRENTKLKADLEEMRTQFQETKALLIEEREAAKKIVEQVPVIQEVPVVDNELINKLTTENEQLKAHVNSLENKIDETERKFEESNRLSEERLKQATEAESKIIELKTAMQRLEEKVSDLETEDQILRQQALLKPPSRKMSGRIATQPLENGHHDLISKAPSKKYGTDADAKLRRSQIERQNEGMDALSKYLTQNLGYSEGKPVAAFVIYKSLLHWRSFEAEKTSVFDRLIQLIGSAIENQDDNELMTYWLSNTTTLLFLLQKSLKATPRKPPTPTSFFERMTQGFRSSSALPVGTLDVVRQVEAKYPALLFKQQLTAYVEKIYGIVRDNLKKELSPLISACIQAPRSSRGNILKSSGQENSSSPPSNSWSSIIGNLNDHLCRLQKNFVPNVLVQKIFTQVFSYINVQLFNSLLLRRECCTFSNGEYVKSGLAELEIWCSQAKEEYAGSSWDELKPVRQAVGFLVIHQKSRISYDEITNDLCPILSVQQLYRICTLYWDDNYNTRSVAPDVISSMKVMMTEDSNDEDSSSFLLDDNSSIPFSVDDIFTSLQEQNFHDVKPPAELLENPAFQFLQE